A genomic segment from Malaclemys terrapin pileata isolate rMalTer1 chromosome 1, rMalTer1.hap1, whole genome shotgun sequence encodes:
- the STK38L gene encoding serine/threonine-protein kinase 38-like, translating to MSGPGGGSDRTERGCSGQCGDAGAGSQAQGVHVTMAMTAGTTTSFPMSNHTRERVTVAKLTLENFYSNLILQHEERETRQKKLEVAMEEEGLADEEKKLRRSQHARKETEFLRLKRTRLGLDDFESLKVIGRGAFGEVRLVQKKDTGHIYAMKILRKADMLEKEQVAHIRAERDILVEADGAWVVKMFYSFQDKRNLYLIMEFLPGGDMMTLLMKKDTLTEEETQFYISETVLAIDAIHQLGFIHRDIKPDNLLLDAKGHVKLSDFGLCTGLKKAHRTEFYRNLTHNPPSDFSFQNMNSKRKAETWKKNRRQLAYSTVGTPDYIAPEVFMQTGYNKLCDWWSLGVIMYEMLIGYPPFCSETPQETYRKVMNWKETLVFPPEVPISEKAKDLILRFCIDSENRIGSNGVEEIKDHPFFEEVDWGHIRERPAAIPIEIKSIDDTSNFDEFPESDILQPVPNTTEPDYKSKDWVFLNYTYKRFEGLTQRGSIPSYMKAGKL from the exons TACATGTTACTATGGCAATGACTGCAGGGACTACAACATCCTTTCCCATGAGCAACCACACCCGGGAGAGAGTGACTGTGGCCAAACTTACACTGGAGAACTTCTACAGCAACCTAATTTTacagcatgaagagagagaaACCAG GCAGAAAAAGCTAGAAGTGGCCATGGAAGAAGAAGGTCTGGCAGATGAAGAG AAAAAACTACGTCGGTCACAGCATGCACGCAAAGAAACAGAATTCCTGCGACTGAAGAGGACTAGGCTTGGCTTAGATGACTTTGAATCGCTGAAAGTTATAGGAAGAGGAGCATTTGGGGAA GTACGCCTCGTCCAGAAGAAAGATACGGGTCATATTTATGCAATGAAGATATTGAGAAAAGCTGATATGCTGGAAAAAGAGCAG GTGGCCCACATCAGAGCAGAAAGAGATATATTGGTCGAAGCGGATGGTGCTTGGGTGGTGAAAATGTTTTATAGTTTTCAGGATAAAAGGAATCTTTACCTGATCATGGAGTTCCTACCTGGAG GTGATATGATGACCTTACTTATGAAGAAAGACACTTTAACAGAAGAGGAAACACAATTTTACATTTCTGAAACTGTGCTGGCCATAGATGCCATTCATCAGCTGGGATTCATCCATAGAGATATTAAACCAGATAACCTCTTGCTGGATGCCAAG GGTCATGTGAAGCTATCTGATTTTGGACTATGCACTGGTTTAAAGAAAGCTCATCGAACTGAATTCTACAGGAACCTTACACACAATCCACCAAGTGACTTTT CATTTCAGAATATGAACTCAAAGAGAAAAGCAGAAACGTGGAAGAAGAACAGACGACAGCTG gcataCTCTACTGTTGGGACCCCAGATTATATTGCTCCAGAAGTATTCATGCAGACTGGGTACAACAAGTTGTGTGACTGGTGGTCTTTGGGAGTGATTATGTATGAAATGCTAATAG GATATCCACCTTTCTGCTCTGAAACGCCACAAGAAACGTATAGGAAAGTTATGAACTGGAAAGAAACGTTGGTATTTCCTCCAGAGGTGCCCATTTCAGAGAAAGCAAAGGACTTAATTCTAAG ATTTTGTATTGATTCGGAAAATAGAATTGGTAGTAATGGAGTAGAGGAAATAAAGGATCATCCATTTTTTGAAGAAGTTGACTGGGGACATATCAG ggaGAGGCCAGCTGCAATCCCTATAGAAATCAAAAGTATCGATGACACTTCCAATTTTGATGAATTTCCTGAATCTGATATTTTACAGCCAG TGCCAAATACCACAGAACCTGACTACAAATCCAAAGACTGGGTTTTCCTCAATTATACCTACAAGAGGTTTGAAGGGCTTACACAGCGTGGCTCTATCCCTTCCTACATGAAAGCTGGGAAGTTGTGA